The nucleotide sequence GCTGGGGGTGGCGAAGCTGATGCGGTTCGTCCCCCGCTCGGTGATGGTCGGCTTCGTCAACGCCCTCGCCATCCTGATCTTCATGGCCCAGGTCCCCGAGATGAGCGATGTGCCCTGGGCCGTCTACCCGCTGATCGCGGCCGGGCTGGCACTGATGGTGTTCTTCCCGAAGGTCACCACCGTGATCCCCGCGCCCTTGGTGTCGATCGTGATTCTCACCGTCGTCACGGTCGCGGCCGGGATCGCGGTGCCCACTGTCGGCGACAAGGGCGAGTTGCCGTCCTCCCTGCCGGTTCCCGGCCTGCCCGATGTGCCGTTCACCCTGGACACCCTGACCACCATCGCGCCGTACGCCTTCGCCATGGCCCTGGTCGGCCTGATGGAGTCGCTGATGACGGCCAAGCTGGTGGACGAGATCACCGACACCCGCTCCAACAAGACCCGTGAGTCCATCGGTCAGGGCATCGCCAACATCGTCACCGGCTTCTTCGGTGGCATGGGCGGCTGCGCGATGATCGGCCAGACGATGATCAACGTGAAGGTCTCCGGTGCCCGCACCCGTCTGTCGACGTTCCTGGCGGGCTCGTTCCTGATGGTGCTGTGCATCGTCTTCGGCCCGGTCGTCTCGGACATTCCCATGGGCGCCCTGGTGGCCGTGATGGTCATGGTGTCGTTCGCGACCTTCGACTGGCACTCCATCGCCCCTAAGACGCTGAGGCGGATGCCTGCCGGGGAGATCACCGTCATGGCGATCACCGTCGTGGTCGTCGTGGTCACCCACAACCTGGCCATCGGTGTGGTCGTCGGCTCGGTCACCGCGATGGTCGTCTTCGCCAGGCGCGTCGCCCACCTCGCCCAGGTCACCGCCGTCACGGACCCCGACCACGCCACCGTGGTCTACCGGGTCACCGGCGAGCTGTTCTTCGCCTCCTCCAACGATCTCGTCGGCCAGTTCGACTACACAACCGACCCCGACAAGGTCGTCATCGACCTGTCCGCCGCCCACATCTGGGACGCCTCCTCCGTCGCCGCCCTCGACGCGATCGAGACCAAGTACGCCCAGCGCGGCAAGAGCGTCCGGATCACCGGCCTGAACGAGCCGAGCGCCTACCTCCACGGCAAGCTCAGTGGCGAACTCACACCTAGCCGCTGACCCGACCATCCCACCCCGAAAGGCTGCCTCGGCAGCACAGCAGCCCAGGCGGCCATTGCAGCGCGATCGCGATACGGGCGACGTCCAGCAGCTGTGAGGTGATCCTTTTCCCCTGTAGGCCGAACGCGATGACCTCGAAGACTGAGTTCAGAGCGACCATAACGGCCGCGCCCGCACACACAGGGACTGATTCGCTGAACGATGCGCTCTCCGGTGGCCGGAGGACACTCCCCGGCCGGAGAGTGGAAGTGGTGGGGCGTCGGGGCGCCGCGGGGCGGACGAGGCAGAAGGAGGATGGTCGTGTGTCCGAGACTCCGCACATCGTGAGTGATGTGATGACCCGGACGGTGGTGGCTGTCGGGCGTGAGGCGCCGTTCAAGGAGATGGTGCAGACGCTGGGGCAGTGGCGGGTGAGCGCCATGCCGGTGCTGGAGGGTGAGGGGCGTGTCATCGGCGTCGTCTCCGAGGCGGATCTGCTGCCCAAGGAGGAGTTCCGGGACAGTGACCCGGACCGCCTCGAGCAGTTGCGGCGCCTCCCTGACCTCGCCAAAGCGGGGGCGGTGACGGCGGAGGGGCTGATGAGTTCCCCGGCGGTGAGCGTGCACCCGGACGCCACGTTGGCCGAGGCGGCCCGGATCATGGCCGTCAGAGGGGTCAAGCGGCTTCCCGTGGTCGATGCCGAGGGGATGTTGCTGGGAATTGTCAGCCGGGGTGACCTGCTGAAGGTCTTCCTCCGTCCGGACGAGGACATCGAGGAGGAGGTCCGCCGCACGGTGGTGGCCTATCTCTTTCCTGGCGACAGCGGCATCCACGTCCGGGTGGACGAGGGAGTTGTCACGCTCAGCGGGCAGCTCCGCGACACCGCGCCGATCCCTGTGGCCGCGCGCCTCGCCCGGGCCGTGGAGGGCGTGGTGGATGTCGAGTGCCATTTCCGGGGTGTCGGACGCGGGGAGACGGCGGGCACCTCCTGACGGGGTGCTCCGGATCGTGCCGGTGTGGCTATGGCTCGATGTCCAGCACATCGTGGACCGGCCGCCTGGGGGTCTGGGAGCCGGGTCGGCCATATCCCAGCCGCAGCACCATCTGCACATACGCGTTGCCCGACATCGGGTCGCGCAGCGGCCGGCGCAGGTCGTGCCATTCGAGGGCCTGGGTGATGAACGAGGTCGAGACGCCCTCGACGGTGGCGCGCAGCAGGACCCGTTCCATCGCCTGGCCGGTGCGCAGCCAGTCCAGGGGCTGGTCGCGTGCGGTGCTCAGCAGCGCCAGGTGGGGGGCGGTTTCGAAATCGACGGTCGGCCGACCGGGGATCGGTTTGCCGCCGGCGAAGTCCCGCATGGGGGCCTTGCCGATGCGGCGGCGGGGCCCGAAGGCGTATTCCGGGACTCCTTCGGTGGCCGGCCGCGTATCGCCCGCCCTGCGGGTGAAGCGGGCCAGGTCCGCGGTGGCGCCGGCATCGGTGAGGTTGCGGGCCTCGGCTTCCAGCGCCAGGTCCATAACGGACTGCAAATGCAAGCCGGAGGCGAAGGACAGCGAAACGTACTCCCGGTGTGCGGCCTCGGCGAGGGCGGTCAGCACCGTGTCGGGCAGCGGCGTCTCGGCGAAGGGGTACCGGCTGGTGTGCCGGGTGTGCACGGCGGGGTACAGGGCGGCCGGATCGGCCTCGTCGCCGAGCGGGCCGGTCAGTGTCACGGAGGCCAGCAGCATCGGGTCGCTGGGGTCGGGCAGCACCCGGGTGGTCGCCTGCCAGCCCTCGTGCGCGACCGCGACCCGCAGGTTCATCAGGGCGGCGCCACAGCCGATGTGCAGGGCCCGGAGTACGGGGTCGCTGTGCGGCAGAGCGCCCCGGAGGTCGGCCCGCAGATGGAAGGCGCGGTTGCGCCGGGAGTACTGGAATCGCCAGGGCTGGGCGTTGTGCATCGACGGGGCGGCCGCGGCGTCCTGCACCAGAGCCATGACCACCGCTTCGGAGAGCGCTCGAGTGGTCCTGCGCGCTGTTCCTGTTCCTCGATGGCCGGTCTCCTCCAGGTGTCCTTCCGGCCCGTGCTCGATGTGGTGAATGTGTGCGTCCGGTCCGGGGAACACAAGGGTGATCTGGTCCGAGTCCGACCACCGCACGTCATAGGGCGGTGTTCCGTCGTCATGGCGGAGCCCGACGATCTCACCGTCCCGTTGGGTGGCACCGGTAGTGGGGCTTTCGACAACCAGTTGGTCGCCGACTTGGGCACGCATCGACATCCCACCTCTCTGCCTCAACTCCAACGTGCCACGGTCGGCGAGCGGCGTCCTGGGACGGCCAGCCCTTGAGCCAGGGCCGGATGGCCCCGTTGTGGGCCGTGCGGCCGGGAGAGGGAGCCATGAGGCTCATCCGGCGGTGGGGACGAGCTGGCAGGCTCGACAAGGAAACACCGGCCGACCCCGCCGCGAGTCTCCGAAAGGAGTCGGGACATGCACCACAGAACGGTCGGAGAGCTCATGACACGTCCGGTGGTCCAGGCACCACGCGAATTGCCGTTCAAGGAACTCGTGGGGCTCCTCACTGAGTACGACGTCACCGCCGTGCCGGTCGTGGACGGTTCCGGGCGCCCGATCGGCGTGGTGTCCGAGGCCGATCTGCTGCGCAAGTCGTCCGGCCAGACCGACCCGTCCGGTCGGCTGCCCCTCCCGCATCTGGAGGCGTGGGAGCGCGCGAAGGCGGAGGGGGCGAGGGCGGAGGAGCTGATGTCGGCGCCCGCGGTGTGCGCGCGTCCGGAGTGGACGGTCGTCGAGGCGGCTCGCGTGATGTCGGACGGGAACATCAAGCGGCTTCCCGTGGTGGACGAGACCGACCAACTGCTCGGCATTATCAGCCGTGGTGACCTGCTGCGGGTATTCCTGCGCCACGACGACGCGATTCGCGACGAGGTCGAAGGGGATCTGCTGCGACGGACCCTGCGTCTGGCGCCCTCGGCCGTGACGGTCGAGGTACGGGAGGGCGAGGTCACGCTGGAAGGATCGGTCGAGGCCAGGAGTCTGGTCCCGGTCATCGTGCGGTTGTGCCGGGGCGTGGACGGAGTGGTGTCGGTCACCGAGCGCATCGCCTACGGAACCGATGACACCGAGGGTTCCGCCGCCGCGGCCTGAGATGCCCCGGACATGCGGTGGGGATG is from Streptomyces hygroscopicus and encodes:
- a CDS encoding sulfate permease — its product is MSGSAVSPAARLRDLKPDWLNDPKVWRTEVLGGLVVALALIPEAISFSIIAGVDPAIGLFASFTMAVTIAIVGGRRAMISAATGAVALVTAPMNREHGLGYLVATVILAGVFQVALGALGVAKLMRFVPRSVMVGFVNALAILIFMAQVPEMSDVPWAVYPLIAAGLALMVFFPKVTTVIPAPLVSIVILTVVTVAAGIAVPTVGDKGELPSSLPVPGLPDVPFTLDTLTTIAPYAFAMALVGLMESLMTAKLVDEITDTRSNKTRESIGQGIANIVTGFFGGMGGCAMIGQTMINVKVSGARTRLSTFLAGSFLMVLCIVFGPVVSDIPMGALVAVMVMVSFATFDWHSIAPKTLRRMPAGEITVMAITVVVVVVTHNLAIGVVVGSVTAMVVFARRVAHLAQVTAVTDPDHATVVYRVTGELFFASSNDLVGQFDYTTDPDKVVIDLSAAHIWDASSVAALDAIETKYAQRGKSVRITGLNEPSAYLHGKLSGELTPSR
- a CDS encoding transport protein yields the protein MHHRTVGELMTRPVVQAPRELPFKELVGLLTEYDVTAVPVVDGSGRPIGVVSEADLLRKSSGQTDPSGRLPLPHLEAWERAKAEGARAEELMSAPAVCARPEWTVVEAARVMSDGNIKRLPVVDETDQLLGIISRGDLLRVFLRHDDAIRDEVEGDLLRRTLRLAPSAVTVEVREGEVTLEGSVEARSLVPVIVRLCRGVDGVVSVTERIAYGTDDTEGSAAAA